TCAGCAACGGGATAATCACCGTCCCAGTATCCCGGGTGTATTGAGACTTCGTACGTGCGGTATCCACAGCACCCCCTGGTTTTCTGCACACTAGTTGGATAATAGGAGTACCACCCACCATAATAGTCGTCCCACCATTCGTCTTGGATCTTCAGAGTGTTGTCCTCCTCCACTAAATCGTCGGTGAAGTTGATGTAGTATACGTCCGTATACCACCTTCCGCGCACTTTGTACGTGTATTCCGTGTGGACCCTTATCCCCGCGTTCCACGCTTTGTTCTTGGTTGTGGGTTTCATACTAAACCTGATGGCTATATCGCCCTGTATGCCGTAACTGGAGAGGTCAAAAGAGGTGCTTTGGCCGTCGTCTATTCTCTTATCGCTATCAGTGAACCAAAGGAAAACCTGGGAGCCGTCCCCCCTCGTGTAAGTTCCCGTGTTGTACTTTATGTAGAAAGTACCTGGAAGATTCCCCTTAACCCAGATTAGAGCACCGTTATCGTTCCAGTATTCAATCCAGAAGGGAACCGGATTCTGAAGCTGTTCATCCGAGTAAACCTCTATCTGTGCTTCGTTTTGAGAGTTGTGGGTTATCGCTTGGGCCGTTGCTGAGTCTAGGTGAATGGGTATCTGGACTCCAGAGAGGCTTTCGGGGTAGTTAACTGTGGCCTTCAGGTATTTTTCTCCACCCTTTGGAATCGTCTCTACTTCCACTCCCGAGTCAAAATCCCACGTGCTGGTCGAGGCCTTAACCGAATACCTGACGAAGAACGAATCCCACGGTACGGTGGATACAAGCTTGCTCTCCTCCTCGCCGGCGGTTAGGGCCACGCTCTGGTTGTGAACGGGGAAGATCGCTATGTTTCCGCTCCACTCCATGCTCTGGTCGCTGGTAGAGTAGTAGACGGTGTACTCCCTCGTGTCGGTGGTGTTGAGCCAGATAAGTATCTTGTCGTCCCCCCAGTATTCTATCCAGTAGGGGGCTATTTCGCAGGAGGTGTCCGAGCGCTTGTATATCCTTATTGAGGCGGCGCTACCGTCATGGACGGCGCTTCCGAACGGCACGGAGGAGGGGGTGAGCTCGAGGAGCACGAGTGAATTCGGGGGAGCGGTACTGGGGAGCGTCATGTTGGCGCGGTACTCCAGCTTCTTCTCGCACCAGTGGGAGGGAGTGCCAGTGCCCCCGCTGATTGAATCGAACGTCATGACTCCTATGTCTCCCGGGTTGAAGACGCTCAAGGGCGAAACCTTCCTTCCGCCGAGCGTTGTATTGAAGATGTAAGGGGCGTTCGGGGTCTCGGACGGTTGTTGCCTCGTTATGTAACCGAGGACGTTCTCCCCCGCGGTGTACTTGTCGCTGTAGAATATCGTTCCTCCCCTGGGCACGTTGTAAAGCTGTCCTGAGAAGGTCTTTATGCTGGAATGCCCGTATCCATCGAGGCGGGTGTAGGGCGGGGTGATTGAGGGGTAGGCGAACTTGCACGCGGAGATTATCCTGGAGGTTCTTCCGCTCGTGAGGTGTGGGAAGAGCGGGTCCTCTATGCCCTCTATCGGAATAACCACGTAAACGGAGCCTTTCTGCGGGATTGAGGAATTGTAGACGACTAGTCCTGAGGAGTCCTCTATGATGATGTTGGGTATGCTCGCGTTGACGACTATGTGGAAGGAGTCGAGCGGTGCCACGGTGAGCTTCATGTTCTGAACTATCTCATCCGGGCTTGGCTTCATCGTGTAGCCCTGCCTCTCGAGCTCCCACTCCATGTTCCTCAGCCAGTCCTTGATGGTGTTGTTCTTCATGAAGAACTCCTCGCGAGACTTCCACTCGGAGTTCGTCCCCCCTATGTAGGGGTAGTGGCCGTAGGTTATCAGCTGCTTCAAAGCCGCGCTGGCGTTGTCTAGAGGCCTCTCGCTGGTAACGTAATCAACACTGAGCGCGATAGCTCTCTTCGTGGAGAGCGAGAGAGTGTTCTTGAAGTCTTCCTCCAGATAAGAAGTCAGCCTGAACGTTCTCTCTATCTGGACGTTCTCGCTCTGGGAGGTGATTATCATCGATGAGGCATCCTCGTACGTGGCTATGAGCAGTAACAGCGGGATGAGAAGAAGCAGAACGGCCGAATTTATGAGGAATCCTCGCCTCTTCATGAGTTCTCCCTCCATACCCTTAGGGTGACCATTATGGGCGATATTGAACTTGGAATTCCACCGAGGGACGCGAAGTCTATCTTGGTGTCCGAGAGCTCGACCAGTATCGGGTGGTTCCAGCCATCCCCACCGAGCTTTTGGAACAGCCTGAGAACCGCATCGTCCACGGCGTAGTCCCCTGGCTTCAGCTCTGCGGCGGTTAAGTTCATGTATTCCCCGCGGGAGACCGCGGCCTTGTCGCCTATGATTATGCTCGACTCCCTCACAGTGCTTCCAACTATGTACTTGTAGGTGAGGTTGTAGGCCTTGACCTCTGGGTATCCCTGGAGGAGCTTTGGCTTGATGTCCTTGTACGGGGCGTAGGCGTCGAGGAGGAACAGAACCTCACCGAGGGCGTGGGAGGGGTCCACTCCGTAGCATTTCCCAAAGGAGAGGTCAAATTTGTTGAGGCCAGGATGTATGGCGTCCTCGACCACTCTGCCTTGGTAGTCCCTCGTGGTGACGGTGTATCCCCATCTGGTGAATACATCGAGGAAATCGTTGTGCTGGGGAGCGTCGTAGAGGGTTATCCATGTTGTCTCGTCCTTGCTGAGTATCCGGACGTCCTGGTCACATACTGTCCCCGCATCATGAAGCCACGGGAACTGATACTTGACGTAGATGGGGGTTCCTTTTTCAGGTAGGCTCCACTGCCAGGTGACATCGTTGTAGAAGTCGCCGCTCTTCCGGTTTCTGGCAGTGTAGTCATCGAGGGTCTTCCTAAAGTCTATCGAGTACAAGCTGGCGTAGACGAACGGGGTGTAGCCGACGTACACGTAGGATTTCGTCCCGTCGAGGTGAAGTTCACTGGAGCTTGCCCTTGTTATGTCAAAGATTATGGTGAAGAAAGACCCCGAGATGTCCTGGTACGTGTAACCGGTCGACTGTATGGCACTCGCTATCGTGGCGTTGTCAGCGGTGAACACGTTGCCCGACCTCGAGAGAGTTATCGGGTCAGAGAGTTTGTTGAATATCCGGAATCTGGCCGTCACGACCTCTATGTTCTCACCCTCGATGTGAATGCGAAGCTCGCTGATGTTTCCGGGGGCGAAGACGTACTTCTCCATGTCCAGCGAATCGTTGGCGTAGACATCGGCGAAGTAGAACTTGTGAGGGTATGTGAAGGTGGACGCCTGAGACGTCTTGTAGGTGATTATGATGTGCTGGGCTCCGTCTTCACCGGAGTTCATGGAGTGTTTTACCAGCACCTGGAATGTGACGTTGATATTCTGATCCACACTGTTCTGTACCTCCTCCACAAGGTTGCAGGTGGTGTAGTCGTTGTCGTTGGTGTCCTCAAGCTCTTCGTTTAGGTGGACGTTATTCCATCCCCCATTGTCCCAGTCCCGGCAGGTGACGTATTTGTCATTGATCCTGATGGAGTAGTCCGAGTACGTCCAAGCTCCCTCCAAGAGCCACTTAACTCCAGTAATCCTCGCATCGGAGGGGAACTGCGACGTGGGGACGATGTACCTGATTTTTATCGGTCCCGTATTATCATTAGCCGTTGCTATGTAGTCTCCCATGTAGGTGTACGTCGTTTCCTTCGCCTTCAGTTTGCTCAGGTAGGCCCTGGCCATGTATCCCCTGGGCGTTTTGTTGTACTCGTAACCGCTGAGTATAAGGGTCGCTGGCATGACGTCTGGGGTCAGGTTGTAGTTGCTGCCGCTCTTGATGATGTAGGGCCTCTCGTAGTTGTACACGTTGCTGCTGTTGTTGGTGGAGATTATGAGTTCGTAGTTATAGTCTTTCAGTGCCGTGTCCAGGATGAACGATAAAATCTCCCCGGCTTTTTCCCTCAGCCTCAGGGAGGGGTACTTAGCGTCCATCGACCAGTATGTGGTAGTTATCTCGAGGGGGGACATGTGGGGGTCGACGAGGGTGGTGTTGATAACCCCTGAGGATATCCACTCCGAGAGCTTTTCCTGCGGGACGATGTCGCTGAGGGGAACGGTCTTCAGCATCGTCAACGTGTCCTCCGCGAGGTATTTGTCGCTCGAGCGCATGTAAGTGGAGTACACGTTCCTAGTCTGGGCCTCTATCCCGATTATACTCGTTATTATTATCAGTGCCAGAAACACGGATAGTATCGCGTCAAGTGTGAAAATGAAGGCTCGCCTCTTCATGAGTCATCCCACACCCACAGCTTTAACATCGTTCTCTCAAACTTGGGCTTCATAATGGTGCCCAGATGCCCCATGTCCGTTATCTTGGCCGTCCCGCCGAACGTGTTGCCGTATATCCACACCAGGATGACCTTCGAACCGGTACTCGTGTCGAATGCCTGGAATATAGAGCTCCATGGAACGTCCACGCTGGTCGTGTTCCCTATGTAGAACTTGGGCGGGGATGAATCGCCCGAGGTTGCCACTACCGCCTGCAGGGCAGAATCCTCGCTCTGTTTCTCTATGAGCACGCCCCTATACTCGTCTCCATCCCTAGCTATCAGGATTATCCTACCCGTGTCCTGGGGCGCAACGGTGACCCGGAAGTAGGCGTACTCCGGCACGTTCATCGTCAGCCTGCCGGCTATCCACTCGGTGGTTGAGGGTGAATCGACATCGATGCTCTCCTCGTACTTTAACTTCTCCACCGTGACCTTTCTCTCTATGTACTCGACCCACGGTGACCTGTCGCGGGATTTCTGTATTGTGGCGTCATCATTCACCTTGCTTCCGTTTATGACGGCTATCCTGTATGAGGGGGCCGTTAGCTCCTCGGGCTCCGTCACATCGACATTCACCTGTATAGTGTTCTTCTGGTAGCCCTCCACTATGATCCTAACCTGTCCCTGTCCGGTTATGTGGAGCCCCCTGTCGGTCCACTGCACCTGGAAGTGTGAGCCGGTGGATATCACCTGTATCCCTACGTAAGCGGGCGCGGGGATTGGATAGTCTTCGCCGTTCTTTCTATCATGAACTGTTATGTCCTCAAGGGTGTAGAACGCCAGAACGTCCCCAGGGGAGAGGCTGTACGGCTGGTTGCGCTTGGGGAGTTTGTCCCCGTTAAGCGTCACGTTGGTGGCGTCGAAGGGGTTGTTGCCCGTGCTGCCCTGTCCTATCTGCATGTTCCTGTCCTTTCCGTCGCTGAGGTCAATGAACACCCTCTTGGGGAAGTTTCCGGTCAGGCTGACGGTGGTGTTTGTGAGGTAGAGGTGGAGCTCGAAGTCCTTGTTGTTGCTCATGCTGATTAGGCTGTTGACCACCGCGGTGTCGTCCCCCAGTTGCATCAGGGCTGATATCTTCTCGTAGCTGACTGCGTAGGGGTACGTGTCACTTCTGAGGCCAAGACTCCTGAGTTTTGAAGCGTCCTTGATCCAGTTGGCTGGGTCTCCCGGGTTCTTGGTCAGAACGTCGAGCATATTGCTGGCTATGTTAGCCCTATCGTACCAGCTCACCATTGTGGATATTTCGTTCTGAAGGGCCGTTGAGGTGCTGGTTATCGTGCCGAGCATCACGACTACCATGACTAATGCCAACATTGCGTCCAGCGAAAGTATCTGTCCCCTGCGCCTCATGCTCCCACCACGTTCACGTTTATCAAGACCTTTTTCCCGCCGTAGTAGATGGTCTTCCCCTCCATCCTGGCGTTGGTGTGGTCGAGGAGGTCCCTCACCAAAAAGTCCTGTATCGCCTTGGCTATGTTATCGTTGTCGAGGTCGACTTTTCCGGAGTACCTGACCTGTATGTTAATGGTTATCGTGTCTCCACTCTCGCTTGAGCTTATCGACGAGACCATGAAGTTTCTCGAGGTGTAGTTGGACTTCTCTATCACGGGGTTGAGGATACTGTACGGCTGACTGTCCGCGGTGACCCCTGAATTGAGGTACGAGCACGCGCTCGAAGCGGAGGATTTCACGTAGGTGATAAGGGTGCTGCTCCGGTTCTCGTCAAGGTAAGAGGGAACGAGGATGACTATCCCTGTCAGTATTATCGCGGTCATGAAGAGAACCTCAATGGCGACCTGCCCTTTACGGCGAGTAGCTGAGCTCAACATAAACCTTCCCTCCCCTCTCCCGGGCCTTTATCCATATCTCGCTTTTGTCGGGTGTTATCTGAATTGATTCGTCCTGGTATATAGGGACCGGGCTCTGCTGTACCGTGGTGTACTGTCTTCCACCGATGTTGCCGGTTATGATTATCATATTATCCTTCGAGCTCAGCCTTACGGTGATGCTATCGCCACCCGTGAGCGGGATGGGTGACTCCTTCTTGGCGCTGAACCCGTTGCCGGAGGCGTATACCTTGGTCACCGTGTCCCTTATGTCCACGGAGAATATCTTCAGACGGGTGGTTGCGTCGAAGGTTTCCGCGTGGCTTCGCTGCATGTTGGCGATGTAGACCATGTTAAGAACGGTGATGGCGATGAGAGTAATCGCGAACAGGAAGTCAAGGCTGATCTGTCCCCTCTTCATGGTCACCCACCGGGTTGATGTTGATTCTGATCTCAAGGTATCCGTCGACGGTCTTGCTGCTCCAGCCCTCTGCCTTGTCCGGGTTCCACTCCACGACTATTCTAACGGACTTTGAGGGAAGGCCATTTGGGAACGGGAGGGAGGCTTCCTTGAAGCTGTATGGCACCTCCGTAGTCACGGTGTTCTTGTTGTCCCCGCTCGTGACCGAGTTGCTCCCTACCCACACCATTACGGAGTTCCCGCTGCCCTTTATGGTAACCGAAGTGGAGCCGAAGGTCTTCTGCAGGTAGTCCGGCTCGGCAAGGTAGGTGACCTTAGCGTAGGTCGTGGACTTCGCCCCGGGTCCCTGGGCGTAGACCTGGGCTACAGTGCCTGCGATGGTGTTTGCGAGGTTCTTCTCCTCCAGGAGAATCTGCATGTTCAGGGTTTCCGCTGAGGTGGAACCCTGCTGGAAGGTTATGCTGTTGACGGAGTATAACATAAGTACGAGCATGATACCGAACACTAACATGAATTCTAAGGACACTTGACCACGTCTCACAATACGCATGTTTCTTCCCTCAATGGGTATATCTTTGAACATATATTTAATAGTTGCCCTTCGATTTTTCGACCTTTACCACCGCGAAAAGGCCCGTTCCGAGTTTTTTGGTCTCGATACCGAAATAATCACCGCTGAATATCTTGAACTTGTAGTGCTCTGGCTGGAGGCCGTGTCCCCCCACGAGGTTTCTGAGCTCGTCAATGAAGAGCTGGGTGAGCTCGTAGTATATCAGGTCGAACCTCTCCTTCGCCCTGTCGTGGAGTAGCACTGCCAGCGGAAGCAGTGCCAGGCCGAGGAGGACGTAGGGCTGGCCCGTGAAGACAGAGATGGCTCCCGCGGCGGCTATGACGATGCCCAGGGCTGTATATCCGAGCCTCTCGCGCTTCCTTATCTCCTTTATCTCCTGCACCTTCGCCTCCCAGATGTCGAGGAGCGCTGGATTGTAGAAGTCGAAGGCGGTGTGGCGCTTCCCCTTCGCTATCCTCTCCCTTATGAGGTCGTCCCAGTCGTCCCTGTAGTAGATAACCTCGCCGTGAAGCTTGGCCCTCTCCGCATCTAGGGAGGATATTATCCTGATGATGTCCTCGGCACTCTCGTGGGCGATGTGGGAATAGACTTCCTTCTCGTCGAGGTCGAGGGCCACCTCGACTGAGTCCCTGACCGGATCAGTCATCCTCCTGCCTCCTCAGCTTCTTCGTGATACCATCAACGTCCGGAAACGAGCCGTCGTAAAGCTCCGAGACCCCTGTCTCCCCTGGGGGGTAGACATCGTCGAAGTCCGGCAGGCCACTAAGGAGCTTCTTCTTCTTAGTCTCGGCCTCTTCCCTGGCCTTCATAAAGGACTGGGCGTAGTTCTTTGCGGTGATTATGATGTCCTCGATGCTCCTGCTGTCGTAGATTCCGCTGAGGAGCGTAACTACTTCAACTTCCCTCTCCCTTGGGTCCGGGTAGAAGCCCCTGAAGATTTGCTTGCCCCTTATCTTGCCCGTGAGGTAGTCCAAGGCCTCGAAGATGTCGCTCGCCTTCAACACCTCAGGCGGGCCGTGGACGGCGACGAGGCCGTAAA
The sequence above is drawn from the Thermococcus pacificus genome and encodes:
- a CDS encoding DUF2341 domain-containing protein, translating into MKRRGFLINSAVLLLLIPLLLLIATYEDASSMIITSQSENVQIERTFRLTSYLEEDFKNTLSLSTKRAIALSVDYVTSERPLDNASAALKQLITYGHYPYIGGTNSEWKSREEFFMKNNTIKDWLRNMEWELERQGYTMKPSPDEIVQNMKLTVAPLDSFHIVVNASIPNIIIEDSSGLVVYNSSIPQKGSVYVVIPIEGIEDPLFPHLTSGRTSRIISACKFAYPSITPPYTRLDGYGHSSIKTFSGQLYNVPRGGTIFYSDKYTAGENVLGYITRQQPSETPNAPYIFNTTLGGRKVSPLSVFNPGDIGVMTFDSISGGTGTPSHWCEKKLEYRANMTLPSTAPPNSLVLLELTPSSVPFGSAVHDGSAASIRIYKRSDTSCEIAPYWIEYWGDDKILIWLNTTDTREYTVYYSTSDQSMEWSGNIAIFPVHNQSVALTAGEEESKLVSTVPWDSFFVRYSVKASTSTWDFDSGVEVETIPKGGEKYLKATVNYPESLSGVQIPIHLDSATAQAITHNSQNEAQIEVYSDEQLQNPVPFWIEYWNDNGALIWVKGNLPGTFYIKYNTGTYTRGDGSQVFLWFTDSDKRIDDGQSTSFDLSSYGIQGDIAIRFSMKPTTKNKAWNAGIRVHTEYTYKVRGRWYTDVYYINFTDDLVEEDNTLKIQDEWWDDYYGGWYSYYPTSVQKTRGCCGYRTYEVSIHPGYWDGDYPVADVDFADYGTTNRAYFDNPIRYNDDDGYYRVYKDPLLSLELINLDDNNDNTAVFDWVFIRRYVDISQLSEYVEIAGGQEPVSLQFIDDNPGHQDHGGDKLAILQDWDTNLDNYNGAWDVETPQRYEVIVEKDSINLDLTFTHSPNLAGSRESTASVQIGQVTGFKLFAIIDNGQGNDAYFDWIVAALYPYETYTESQITTTSSESVPSAGGYSTARAYDIQPFIDCIQAQKYFGVQGAPSFFERLEGGDTTNRNYYERIAAKMQMAVYGTARYPIGLVSFILPKDLPPNLNFLIRRQPAADYIYLNYRDYPSDNPNAKKVFGISTNGGVSSPLLDENFYLTPAIARKMFDVQGASDLLQG